One Sphingobacteruim zhuxiongii DNA window includes the following coding sequences:
- a CDS encoding alpha/beta hydrolase yields MKTIYLFSGLGADRRVFQNLDLSGFQPVYIDWLTPRPLESLESYIFRLAEHYQIPKQGALVLGVSFGGLCISELAKYYDFEKSILISSVKNKFEIPTVFKLSKLFSVYKLIPTGSSGLLAKKALEWAFGLKSDEEKKLFDAIIQDTDSTFFDWAVDKIIHWDNTQNPVNCLQIHGDKDRIFSISNVDCDIRIKDAGHFMIYNRAKELSFPIRNFLL; encoded by the coding sequence ATGAAAACCATTTATTTATTCTCTGGATTGGGGGCTGACCGGCGAGTTTTTCAAAATTTGGACTTGTCAGGCTTTCAACCTGTTTATATTGATTGGTTAACACCTCGACCATTAGAAAGTCTAGAAAGTTATATCTTTCGCTTAGCGGAACATTATCAGATTCCCAAACAAGGCGCATTAGTTTTAGGCGTTTCGTTTGGAGGTCTCTGTATTTCGGAACTCGCAAAGTACTATGATTTTGAAAAAAGCATATTAATCTCCTCGGTTAAGAATAAATTTGAAATCCCAACGGTTTTTAAGCTTTCTAAGCTATTTTCTGTTTACAAACTAATTCCTACAGGTTCTTCCGGTCTGCTTGCTAAGAAAGCTTTGGAATGGGCTTTTGGATTGAAGTCCGATGAGGAAAAAAAACTTTTTGATGCAATTATTCAAGACACCGATTCTACCTTTTTTGATTGGGCGGTAGATAAAATAATTCATTGGGACAACACACAAAATCCAGTAAACTGTCTGCAGATTCACGGAGACAAGGATCGAATATTTTCAATTTCCAATGTGGACTGTGATATCAGGATAAAAGACGCAGGTCATTTCATGATCTACAATCGGGCAAAGGAGCTTTCCTTTCCTATTCGAAATTTTCTACTGTAG
- a CDS encoding energy transducer TonB produces the protein MMRILLFCIVFFSCSSMYAQEENAVVKQDTGIVRQVDKIPEFRGGASGWATFVRNNFNAYRVIESLDSVDYVKYGARQTAILEFIVCEDGTICNIEITNRDKISPAFAKEALRVMKQSPKWEPAIYKDRAVKTRIRQNIVGVLEYL, from the coding sequence ATGATGCGTATACTGCTGTTTTGTATAGTATTTTTCAGTTGTTCTTCTATGTATGCACAGGAGGAAAATGCTGTTGTAAAACAAGACACGGGTATCGTACGTCAAGTGGATAAGATTCCCGAGTTTCGAGGGGGAGCTTCTGGATGGGCGACGTTTGTTCGGAACAACTTTAATGCGTACCGGGTGATTGAATCTTTAGATAGTGTCGATTATGTCAAGTATGGTGCTCGACAAACTGCTATTCTCGAATTTATCGTTTGTGAGGATGGCACTATCTGCAATATCGAAATAACAAATAGAGATAAAATTAGTCCTGCCTTTGCGAAAGAAGCGCTACGGGTTATGAAGCAATCTCCCAAATGGGAACCAGCTATTTATAAAGATCGAGCGGTCAAAACGAGAATACGACAGAATATCGTTGGCGTTTTAGAATATTTATAA
- the uvrA gene encoding excinuclease ABC subunit UvrA, with protein sequence MAQHKVVDLGDQSEVEVFGAREHNLKNIDVSFPRNQLVVITGLSGSGKSSLAFDTIYAEGQRRYMETFSAYSRQFLGGMERPDVDKISGLSPVISIEQKTTSKNPRSTVGTITEIYDFLRLLYARVGEAFSYVSGKKMERMSDDEITDRILKEFDGEGIFILAPVVKGRKGHYRELFEQIRKQGYTKVRVDGEILDLVAKMQVDRYKIHDIEIVVDRIMVEKDSRKRLYTSIGQALKTAKGIIKIANKENKEQFFSRYLMDAESGISYDEPQPNTFSFNSPYGACPKCDGLGYIFEIDKNIVIPDRSLSIQKGAIVPLGPVRESWNFAILKAVAKKYEFSLTTPVEKLSDEIIDMLLFGEEEPISLTVSYGSYGAREYKIQFAGIFKLLEEMSGKYSDESPALEDFRTQVVCPSCHGDRLRVESLNFKIDSKNIAELSALDIVALNEWFDGLESRLNERQLVIATEIIKEIRTRLGFLLDVGLNYLTLNRSSKSLSGGEAQRIRLATQIGSQLVNVLYILDEPSIGLHQRDNERLIKALKNLRDIGNSVLVVEHDKDMILNADYVIDMGPAAGLYGGKVVAEGTAEQILKADSLTAAYLNGKKEVAIPEKRREGNGHVLSLKGATGHNLKNVDIEIPLGKLVSVTGVSGSGKSSVITNTLYPILNHHFFRAKAKPLPYKKIEGLEHIDKVIEIDQSPIGRTPRSNPSTYTGVFSDIRALYVQLPESKIRGYKPGRFSFNVKGGRCETCQGAGMKIIEMNFLPDVQVPCETCHGKRYNRETLEVRYRGKSISDVLDMSINDAVTFFENIPSIYRKIKTLQDVGLGYITLGQSSTTLSGGEAQRVKLATELSKKDTGKTFYILDEPTTGLHFEDVNVLLGVINRLVDRGNSILIIEHNLDVIKAADWVIDMGPEGGKNGGTVLFQGTPEGLIKLENSETGRFLKLEMKA encoded by the coding sequence ATGGCCCAACATAAAGTAGTAGACCTAGGAGATCAAAGTGAAGTTGAAGTATTTGGAGCGCGCGAACATAATCTGAAGAATATCGATGTTTCCTTTCCAAGAAACCAATTAGTTGTTATTACTGGCTTAAGCGGTAGTGGAAAATCTTCCTTAGCCTTCGACACCATTTATGCCGAAGGACAGCGTCGCTATATGGAGACATTTTCTGCCTACAGTCGACAATTCCTTGGTGGGATGGAACGCCCAGATGTAGATAAAATATCTGGATTAAGCCCAGTTATCTCTATTGAGCAAAAAACCACATCTAAGAATCCGAGATCAACGGTAGGTACGATTACTGAAATCTACGACTTTCTACGCTTATTATATGCTCGAGTAGGAGAAGCGTTCTCTTACGTTTCAGGAAAGAAAATGGAACGGATGTCTGACGATGAAATAACAGACCGTATCTTAAAAGAATTTGATGGCGAAGGTATCTTCATCCTCGCCCCTGTAGTTAAGGGCCGTAAAGGACATTATAGAGAGCTCTTTGAGCAAATCAGAAAGCAGGGATATACCAAAGTACGCGTAGACGGGGAAATCTTAGATTTAGTTGCAAAAATGCAAGTCGACCGTTATAAGATACATGATATAGAAATTGTTGTGGATCGTATTATGGTGGAAAAAGATAGTCGAAAACGCCTATACACTTCCATTGGTCAAGCCCTGAAAACAGCAAAGGGAATTATCAAAATTGCCAATAAAGAGAACAAAGAACAGTTCTTTAGTCGCTATTTGATGGATGCAGAATCGGGAATTTCATACGATGAACCGCAACCCAATACCTTTTCATTTAACTCCCCTTATGGTGCCTGTCCTAAATGCGATGGACTAGGTTATATCTTCGAAATTGATAAAAATATTGTAATTCCAGATAGATCACTAAGCATTCAGAAAGGTGCAATTGTACCCTTGGGCCCAGTTCGAGAGTCTTGGAACTTTGCAATTTTGAAAGCGGTAGCGAAAAAATATGAATTCTCGTTAACTACCCCGGTGGAAAAACTATCCGATGAAATAATTGATATGCTTCTCTTTGGAGAAGAAGAACCGATTTCCTTAACCGTTTCTTATGGCTCATATGGCGCTCGCGAATATAAGATCCAATTTGCGGGTATCTTCAAATTACTAGAAGAAATGAGCGGGAAATATTCCGACGAAAGTCCTGCATTAGAAGACTTCAGAACGCAAGTTGTTTGTCCTTCTTGCCATGGCGATCGCCTGAGAGTAGAATCCTTAAATTTTAAAATCGACAGCAAAAATATCGCTGAACTATCAGCTTTAGATATTGTAGCACTAAATGAATGGTTTGATGGCCTTGAAAGCCGATTGAACGAAAGACAACTTGTTATCGCTACGGAAATTATTAAAGAAATCCGAACTCGATTAGGATTCCTACTTGACGTTGGCTTAAATTATCTTACCCTAAATCGAAGCTCAAAGAGTTTATCGGGTGGAGAGGCGCAACGAATTAGATTAGCCACCCAAATTGGTTCTCAATTAGTGAACGTCTTGTATATTCTCGATGAACCGAGCATTGGCTTACACCAAAGAGATAACGAGCGACTAATCAAAGCTTTGAAGAATTTACGCGATATAGGAAACTCTGTATTAGTCGTGGAGCATGACAAAGACATGATCCTCAATGCAGATTACGTTATTGATATGGGACCTGCTGCGGGGCTTTACGGAGGCAAAGTTGTTGCTGAGGGTACAGCAGAGCAAATCCTAAAAGCAGATTCACTAACGGCAGCCTACCTCAATGGAAAAAAAGAGGTCGCGATACCTGAAAAAAGACGAGAGGGAAATGGGCATGTACTTTCACTGAAAGGGGCAACTGGGCACAATTTAAAGAATGTAGATATAGAAATTCCACTTGGAAAACTTGTATCGGTAACTGGTGTATCTGGCTCAGGAAAGTCTTCTGTAATTACCAATACACTATACCCAATACTGAATCACCATTTCTTCAGAGCGAAAGCAAAACCACTTCCGTACAAAAAAATTGAAGGTTTAGAACATATAGACAAAGTGATAGAAATTGATCAATCCCCGATTGGTCGTACTCCACGTTCGAATCCTTCCACCTATACCGGCGTATTTTCGGATATCCGAGCATTATATGTGCAGCTTCCAGAATCAAAAATACGCGGATACAAACCTGGACGTTTTTCATTTAATGTGAAGGGCGGGCGTTGTGAAACATGTCAAGGCGCTGGAATGAAAATTATCGAAATGAATTTCCTTCCTGATGTTCAAGTTCCTTGTGAAACGTGCCATGGAAAACGGTACAATAGGGAAACATTAGAAGTACGCTATCGTGGTAAATCGATATCCGATGTCCTCGATATGAGTATCAACGATGCTGTCACTTTTTTTGAGAATATCCCTTCTATTTATCGTAAGATAAAAACCTTACAAGATGTAGGTTTAGGATATATCACCTTAGGGCAGTCATCAACGACGCTTTCCGGTGGAGAAGCGCAACGTGTAAAATTAGCAACAGAATTATCGAAGAAAGATACTGGAAAAACTTTCTATATTTTAGATGAGCCGACGACTGGATTACATTTTGAAGATGTCAATGTTTTATTAGGCGTTATCAATCGACTTGTTGATCGAGGAAATTCAATCTTGATCATCGAGCATAACTTGGACGTAATAAAAGCTGCCGATTGGGTGATTGACATGGGCCCAGAAGGTGGAAAAAATGGAGGAACAGTATTATTCCAAGGCACACCCGAAGGACTAATAAAATTAGAGAACTCCGAAACAGGAAGATTTTTAAAATTAGAAATGAAAGCATAA